A genomic region of Metopolophium dirhodum isolate CAU chromosome 1, ASM1992520v1, whole genome shotgun sequence contains the following coding sequences:
- the LOC132936398 gene encoding protein hold'em-like, with product MNVNSTYLMCLNPECTSNFKMETESYELESILNIRLSITDSTGTLENCILHHQVATKILNKVNYFQNLSLNQRTELKWKYLFTNCMIKLVITEAHPDEKLTILVVDIENEGPISKFISCIPIY from the exons ATGAATGTGAACAGTACATACTTAATGTGTCTTAATCCAGAATGTActtctaattttaaaatggaaactgaatcATATGAATTggaaagtatattaaatattcgatTATCAATAACAGATTCTACGGGTACTCTAGAAAACTGTATATTGCATCATCAAGTTGCcaccaaaatattaaacaag gtaaattattttcaaaatttgagttTGAACCAAAGGACAGAATtaaaatggaaatatttattCACTAATTGTATGATCAAATTAGTGATAACAGAAGCCCATCCTGATGAAAAGTTAACCATTTTAGTAGTAGATATAGAAAATGAAGGGCCAATATCTAAATTTATATCatgtataccaatatattaa
- the LOC132936397 gene encoding probable dimethyladenosine transferase, translating into MPKVKKEKGPSDYGRQGIMFKKDFGQHILKNPLIIQGMVEKSALLPTDTVLEIGPGTGNLTVKLLERVKTVVACEIDVRLVAELKKRVMNTPYQNKLQIRVGDVLKSELPFFNVVVANIPYQISSPLVFKLLSHRPFFRCAVLMFQREFAYRLVAKPGDKLYCRLSINTQLLARVDLIMKVGKNNFRPPPKVESNVVRIEPRNPPPAINFKEWDGLTRIAFSRKNKTLGAIFKQNAVAVTLEKNYRVYCSLKNQEIGDDFDIKQKLDDVLNKNDLCDKRARKMDIDEFIELLLAFNKEGIHFQ; encoded by the exons ATGCCCAAAGTGAAAAAGGAAAAAGGTCCTAGTGACTATGGCAGACAag gAATAATGTTCAAAAAAGATTTTGGACAACATATATTGAAAAATCCACTTATTATTCAAGGAATGGTAGAGAAGTCAGCTTTATTACCTACAGATACTGTACTTGAAATTGGCCCTGGAACAGGAAACTTAACTGTTAAGTTATTGGAACGTGTTAAGACAGTGGTAGCTTGTGAAATTGATGTTAG gtTAGTGGCCGAGTTGAAAAAGCGTGTTATGAACACTCCTtaccaaaataaattgcaaataaGAGTTGGAGATGTCCTTAAATCTGAATTACCATTTTTCAATGTAGTTGTAGCTAATATTCCGTATCAAATATCATCTCCTCTGGTTTTCAAGTTACTTTCACacag GCCTTTTTTCCGGTGTGCTGTACTCATGTTCCAACGAGAATTCGCATATCGTCTTGTGGCCAAGCCTGGTGACAAACTTTACTGCCGTTTATCAATCAACACTCAGCTATTAGCTAGAGTTGATCTTATAATGAAA gttggaaaaaataattttagacctCCACCAAAAGTAGAGTCCAATGTGGTGCGTATAGAACCTCGTAATCCACCACCTGCCATTAACTTCAAGGAATGGGATGGCTTAACAAGAATTGCATTCTCcaggaaaaataaaacattaggtgcaatttttaaacaaaatgctGTTGCAGTAACATTAGAGAAAAATTATAGAGTATATTGTTCTTTAAAAAATCAA gaaATAGGAGACGACTttgatattaaacaaaaactgGACGATGTtctaaacaaaaatgatttatgtgACAAAAGAGCTAGAAAAATGGATATAGATGAATTTATTGA gcTACTACTCGCATTTAATAAAGAAGGAATACATtttcaatga
- the LOC132934444 gene encoding mRNA export factor Gle1-like — MAPNASPFFNFNMDNHAIHIQKNVCHNFNYNNKTSTISLFRSRLKSIREQFVAVNSHYLRENVIESVSHYSPSTFVRKEKTENTWLNDMRSVSCMRLDFMRKMIIQQTMREKMEVWQQKKDEMARNRKFDISLKSEFQRDEIMVKKENYKMIFDQIKERAHMANKQAINIDHQQRGREICFKAVLTKAVLIGNILNSYFNDQQLVLKVGKQIEDYRSMESRLDVLKNIKVVEEAPLIAAQSLLKDLTLYKNNVVMPIQAEIETLKVQMDKKKNLLHIFCANKPVENIVKNVRRQYVALVKNNKLLINNLTNVRELPFVNDPTTKIFRQNVIKVINTLVNTISTTNVTHLTDKYNKLNALLSGKLVCVANTQVMIGENKEALAFCMQTLATKIVNYAEEVICVKTQAAYEIATIITKLWNAHQQFGKILFAEMKQKCPLLVPFYYPIAKHLNCEQIDHESFGYKFDSLGNVESDAKYLQRMTGIIRLYASLIVTSSKCDQPVIGLSQAWIFVAGTLNQNPVADITATILVEFLKIVGFAMHQRYGNQFIKLLKYINTHFLKKIILVTPEGNGGPITRLNSFLSRSLCTGSIEEPKGILFDF; from the coding sequence ATGGCTCCAAATGCATCaccattctttaattttaacatgGACAATCACGCTAttcatattcaaaaaaatgtctgccataatttcaattacaataataaaactagTACAATATCGCTCTTCAGAAGCCGTTTGAAATCAATACGAGAACAGTTTGTAGCTGTCAACAGCCATTATTTAAGGGAAAACGTCATAGAGTCAGTCAGTCATTATTCACCTTCAACTTTTGTTAGAAAggaaaaaactgaaaatacatGGCTGAATGATATGCGATCCGTTTCATGTATGCGTTTGGATTTTATGCGCAAGATGATAATTCAACAAACAATGAGAGAAAAAATGGAGGTGTGGCAACAGAAAAAAGATGAAATGGCACGAAATAGAAAATTtgacatttcattaaaatcagAATTTCAACGTGATGAAATTAtggttaaaaaagaaaattataaaatgattttcgATCAAATTAAAGAACGCGCACACATGGCAAATAAACAGGCAATAAACATTGATCACCAACAACGTGGTAGAGAAATTTGTTTCAAAGCCGTCTTGACAAAAGCGGTTTtaataggaaatattttaaatagttacttcAACGATCAACAGTTAGTATTAAAAGTTGGCAAACAAATCGAAGATTATCGTTCAATGGAGTCAAGATTAGATGTCTTAAAGAATATTAAAGTTGTTGAAGAAGCTCCATTAATTGCCGCACAAAGCTTGTTAAAGGAcctaacattatataaaaataatgtagttaTGCCAATTCAAGCAGAAATAGAAACATTAAAGGTacaaatggataaaaaaaagaatttattacatatattctGTGCTAATAAGCCGGTTGAGAACATAGTTAAAAATGTCAGACGACAATATGTTGCTttagtgaaaaataataaattattaattaacaacttaACCAATGTAAGAGAATTACCATTTGTAAATGatccaacaacaaaaatatttaggcaaaatgtaattaaagtaattaaCACACTAGTTAATACTATATCAACTACAAATGTCACACATTTaactgataaatataataaactaaacgCATTGTTGAGTGGAAAACTTGTCTGCGTCGCAAACACACAAGTTATGATTGGTGAGAATAAGGAAGCATTAGCATTTTGTATGCAAACTTTAGCTACAAAAATAGTGAACTATGCAGAGGAAGTAATATGTGTGAAGACTCAAGCTGCTTATGAAATTGCAACAATTATAACTAAGCTTTGGAATGCTCATCAGCAATTTGGTAAAATCCTTTTTGCcgaaatgaaacaaaaatgtccTTTGCTTGTTCCATTTTATTATCCTATagcaaaacatttaaattgtgAGCAGATAGACCATGAATCATTTGGTTACAAGTTTGATTCTTTAGGAAATGTTGAATCTGATGCCAAGTATCTACAGCGTATGACAGGTATTATACGACTTTATGCATCTCTTATAGTTACCTCATCAAAATGTGACCAACCAGTAATTGGTCTAAGTCAAGCATGGATTTTTGTAGCCGGAACATTAAATCAAAACCCAGTTGCAGACATCACAGCTACTATATTGgttgaatttctaaaaattgttGGTTTTGCAATGCATCAAAGATATGGAAATCAGttcattaaattgttaaaatatattaatacacactttttaaaaaaaatcatattggtGACACCCGAAGGTAATGGAGGACCTATTACTCGTTTAAATAGCTTCTTGTCAAGAAGTCTATGTACTGGGTCTATTGAAGAACCTAAAGGTATACtatttgatttttga